In the genome of Mycobacterium kansasii ATCC 12478, one region contains:
- a CDS encoding GNAT family N-acetyltransferase, which translates to MYFLAAASFPDFMGPRPANTWRSLVPADGAVVSCDGGDVVGMALYLDLRLTVPGGAVLPAAGLSFVAVAPTHRRRGLLRLMCAELHRRISDSEYPMAALYASEGGIYGRFGYGPATVLQELTLDRRFARFHLDAPDGGRVRLVNPAEHRDEFAAIYERWRQQVPGGLARPDVLWEDALGECTNSPRGDTRLFAFLHTDGYALYRVDATDQKLARVEELRAVTADAHISLWRALLGLDSMERVRVITHPDDPLPFLLTDTRLASPTFRQDGLWLRIMDIPAALEARGYCADLAMVIGVSDGGRYRLQIRDGRALCSPTDASADVVLGRDVLGSLYLGVHRASTLAAANRLRTRDSGLVNRLDAAFASDVPAQTAFEF; encoded by the coding sequence ATGTACTTCCTGGCGGCCGCCAGCTTTCCGGACTTCATGGGTCCTCGTCCGGCCAACACCTGGCGCAGTCTGGTACCCGCTGATGGTGCAGTGGTGAGTTGCGACGGTGGCGACGTGGTGGGCATGGCGCTGTATCTCGACCTGCGGTTGACGGTGCCCGGCGGCGCGGTGCTTCCAGCGGCCGGCCTCAGTTTCGTCGCGGTTGCCCCCACCCACCGGCGACGTGGACTACTGCGCCTGATGTGCGCCGAATTGCATCGTCGGATCAGCGATTCCGAGTACCCGATGGCGGCGTTGTATGCCAGCGAGGGCGGCATCTACGGCCGGTTCGGCTATGGGCCTGCCACCGTACTGCAGGAGCTGACCCTCGACCGGCGCTTCGCCCGTTTCCACCTCGACGCACCCGATGGCGGAAGGGTCCGGTTGGTGAATCCCGCCGAGCATCGCGACGAGTTCGCTGCGATCTACGAGCGCTGGCGGCAACAGGTGCCCGGCGGGCTGGCCCGTCCTGACGTGCTTTGGGAAGACGCGCTGGGCGAATGCACGAATTCACCACGCGGTGACACAAGATTGTTTGCCTTCCTGCACACCGACGGCTATGCGTTGTATCGGGTGGACGCCACGGATCAGAAGCTGGCGCGTGTCGAGGAGCTGCGAGCCGTTACCGCCGACGCGCATATCTCCCTATGGCGTGCGCTGCTGGGGCTTGACTCGATGGAGCGAGTCAGAGTTATCACCCATCCGGACGACCCGCTGCCGTTCCTGCTCACCGATACGCGATTGGCCAGCCCGACATTTCGCCAAGACGGTCTGTGGCTGCGAATCATGGATATCCCGGCCGCGCTCGAGGCGCGTGGCTATTGTGCCGACCTCGCCATGGTGATCGGTGTATCGGATGGGGGGCGATATCGGCTGCAGATCCGGGATGGACGTGCCCTCTGTAGCCCGACCGATGCGTCGGCGGACGTCGTGCTGGGTCGTGACGTGCTGGGCAGTCTGTACCTCGGGGTGCACCGGGCGTCCACGTTGGCCGCGGCGAACCGGCTGCGCACCAGGGACTCTGGCTTGGTGAATCGGCTTGATGCAGCGTTTGCCAGCGACGTCCCGGCCCAGACGGCGTTCGAGTTCTGA
- a CDS encoding MmpS family transport accessory protein, with the protein MTRVTRHLWIPLVLVIVLAVSGLVVMRLHRIFGSQDLNANAGGGIEIVQFNPKVVTYEVFGPPGSTANINYWDADANTHQVNAAPLPWSVTISTTLPSVSANIMAQGDGSRIGCRITVDGVVRQEKKSDGVNPQTFCLVKSA; encoded by the coding sequence ATTACCCGCGTGACCAGGCACCTATGGATACCGCTGGTCCTGGTGATCGTGCTTGCGGTCTCCGGTTTGGTGGTGATGCGGCTGCACCGGATCTTCGGTTCCCAGGACCTCAACGCGAACGCCGGCGGCGGGATCGAGATCGTGCAATTCAACCCCAAGGTCGTCACCTATGAGGTCTTCGGCCCGCCCGGCAGCACCGCGAACATCAACTACTGGGATGCCGACGCCAACACCCACCAGGTCAACGCCGCACCGCTGCCGTGGTCGGTGACGATCTCGACGACGCTGCCCTCGGTGAGCGCCAACATCATGGCTCAGGGCGACGGCAGCCGGATCGGCTGTCGCATCACGGTCGACGGTGTCGTCCGGCAAGAGAAGAAGTCCGATGGCGTCAACCCTCAGACCTTCTGCCTGGTGAAATCCGCATGA